One window from the genome of Cryobacterium sp. GrIS_2_6 encodes:
- a CDS encoding acyl-CoA desaturase has product MSEASVAPTVRIVKTRRGGDSKNPTTEYSSLLHTVRNLGLLKRATGFYWFVFGMLILATAGLGTGFVLLGHSWYQLIIAGVLGIILTQFAFLAHEASHRQVFESGPANDKAGRILANLFVGISYAWWMNKHSRHHANPNVIGKDPDIDPDFIVFREEDAAKVSWLGSFVTRKQGYLFFPLLMAEGFNLHVQGFRTVFGRGKVDKRWLEISMLTTRIVLYVAVIFYFLPLGMAFAFIGVQLAVFGVYMGASFAPNHKGMPQLPHDSKVDFLRRQVLTSRNIRGGTFMDTFMGGLNYQVEHHLFPNMARPHLRKAQEITKEYCQSHNILYTETGLFQSYGIVIEYLNTVGLAARDPFDCPMVARFHHR; this is encoded by the coding sequence ATGTCGGAAGCATCCGTCGCACCCACGGTGCGCATCGTCAAGACCCGTCGGGGTGGCGACTCGAAGAATCCCACCACCGAGTACTCCTCGCTGCTGCACACTGTGCGCAACCTGGGCCTCCTGAAGCGCGCGACCGGGTTCTACTGGTTCGTCTTCGGCATGCTCATCCTCGCAACTGCGGGTCTCGGCACCGGTTTCGTGCTCCTTGGCCACAGCTGGTACCAGCTGATCATCGCCGGCGTGCTCGGCATCATCCTCACCCAGTTCGCCTTCCTCGCCCACGAGGCCTCGCACCGGCAGGTGTTCGAGTCTGGGCCCGCCAATGACAAGGCCGGCCGCATCCTCGCGAACCTGTTCGTCGGCATCAGCTACGCCTGGTGGATGAACAAGCACAGCCGCCACCACGCCAACCCGAACGTCATCGGCAAAGACCCCGACATCGACCCCGACTTCATCGTCTTCCGCGAGGAGGACGCCGCGAAGGTGTCCTGGCTCGGCTCGTTCGTCACGCGCAAGCAGGGTTACCTGTTCTTCCCGCTCCTGATGGCAGAGGGCTTCAACCTGCACGTCCAGGGCTTCCGCACGGTCTTCGGCCGCGGCAAGGTCGACAAGCGCTGGCTCGAGATCAGCATGCTCACGACCCGTATCGTGCTCTACGTCGCCGTGATCTTCTACTTCCTGCCGCTCGGGATGGCCTTCGCCTTCATCGGAGTGCAGCTCGCCGTCTTCGGGGTCTACATGGGCGCATCCTTCGCCCCGAACCACAAGGGGATGCCGCAGCTCCCCCACGACAGCAAGGTCGACTTCCTGCGCCGCCAGGTCCTGACCTCGCGCAACATCCGCGGCGGCACCTTCATGGACACCTTCATGGGCGGCCTGAACTACCAGGTCGAGCACCACCTGTTCCCGAACATGGCCCGCCCGCACCTGCGGAAGGCGCAGGAGATCACCAAGGAATACTGCCAGTCGCACAACATCCTCTACACGGAGACGGGCCTGTTCCAGTCGTATGGGATCGTCATCGAGTACCTGAACACGGTCGGCCTCGCCGCCCGCGATCCGTTCGACTGCCCCATGGTCGCGCGGTTCCACCACCGCTAG
- a CDS encoding putative sulfate exporter family transporter: MWLPGVLVAVAAALLAGLVHALVPGIPLLTAAVVFGIVAGQLPVARRQLTGVLAPGLSVASKRIMRLGIVLLGLKLSLVDILGLGWLTIATTVAIVVLTFFGTLWFGRRIGLPGQQPLLIATGFSVCGASAIGAMSAVVHADDDDTATPIALVTLCGTLAIAVLPALWHPLGLDALQYGQWVGASVHDVGQVVATAQVAGPAALAVAIVVKLTRVLLLAPIVAGVSLQERRRDGSGAASTSSAMPLRTGTLAAVSTDASTRHPPIVPLFVLGFLAAVMLRTLVPLPEGVLLVADTLQTYFLATALFGLGAAVQLGVLVRTGGRALTVGLGSWALIAALAYGAVLLA; encoded by the coding sequence ATGTGGCTGCCGGGCGTGCTCGTCGCGGTCGCCGCCGCACTCCTTGCCGGGCTCGTGCACGCCCTCGTCCCCGGGATCCCGCTTCTCACGGCCGCCGTGGTGTTCGGAATCGTCGCCGGCCAGCTGCCGGTGGCGCGCCGGCAGCTCACCGGAGTGCTCGCGCCGGGCCTCTCTGTAGCCTCCAAGCGCATCATGCGCCTCGGAATCGTGCTGCTCGGCCTCAAGCTCAGCCTCGTCGACATCCTCGGCCTCGGCTGGCTGACCATCGCGACGACCGTCGCCATCGTCGTTCTCACCTTCTTCGGCACGCTGTGGTTCGGCCGCAGGATCGGCCTGCCCGGGCAGCAGCCCCTGCTGATCGCGACCGGATTCTCGGTCTGCGGCGCGTCCGCGATCGGCGCCATGAGTGCCGTCGTGCACGCAGACGATGACGACACCGCCACACCGATCGCCCTCGTCACCCTCTGCGGGACCCTCGCGATCGCGGTCCTGCCCGCCCTGTGGCATCCGCTCGGCCTGGACGCCCTGCAGTACGGACAGTGGGTCGGCGCCAGCGTGCACGATGTCGGCCAGGTCGTCGCCACCGCGCAGGTCGCCGGGCCGGCCGCCCTCGCCGTGGCGATCGTCGTCAAGCTCACCCGGGTGCTCCTGCTCGCGCCGATCGTCGCCGGGGTGTCCCTGCAGGAGCGCCGCAGAGACGGCAGCGGGGCAGCCTCGACCTCGAGTGCGATGCCCCTGCGCACCGGCACCCTCGCTGCGGTGTCCACGGATGCCTCGACGCGGCATCCCCCGATCGTTCCGCTTTTCGTCCTGGGCTTTCTGGCTGCCGTGATGCTCCGCACCCTCGTGCCGTTGCCCGAGGGCGTGCTCCTCGTCGCTGACACCCTGCAGACCTATTTCCTGGCGACCGCGCTCTTCGGGCTCGGCGCGGCGGTGCAGCTCGGGGTGCTCGTGCGCACCGGCGGGCGCGCACTCACCGTCGGCCTCGGTTCATGGGCGCTCATTGCGGCCCTCGCCTACGGCGCCGTCCTGCTCGCCTGA